ACCCGCTACCCGCCGAAGCCGAGCGCCTGGAGAAGAAGTCTTCTCATGTCTACCGGCTTGCCTGGGCTCTTCAGAGTCGGGAGCATCGCTACGACAACATCGCTGCGCTCATCCCCGATTTTCTCAACGATGTCCTTGACAGCATCCGCATACTCGTTGGAAACCAGTATCACGCCAACCTCTGTCGACTCCAATAGCTTCTGTAGTATCTTGCGGGCCTCGCCACTATCCTTAGCGACGTAGGCCTCAACGCCTATAAGGCGGAAGGCCGTGGCGGTATACTCGTCGGCTATCACGGCTATCCTCTTCTCAGGCAAGCCGCTCCCCAAGAGCGGCCCGAGCGCCTCGCATTTATATGGTGAGGCTGGGGTGGGCAGGGACACGGGAATAGTAACGCCTGGCGAGGTGGTACTCGATGCTCATAGCCAGGGGGGCGGCAGAGGTAACTATACTCGTACCTCGCGACAAGCTGACCAGCGCGGTAAAGGCTATACTTGAGAGTGGCGCGTTCCACCCAAAGCCTATCGAGGCTGGCGAGGAGGCTGCCACAGAGAAGGGTCAGGTCCAGAGGTTGCTTAGCGAGGCCGAGAACCTAGCTCAGAGGATTCGCGCCTACCTGACCAGCGTAGGCGAGCTACCGGAGCCTGGCGAGGCGCACCTCGGGGAGGTGCGCGATTGGGTATCGAAAGCTGAGGAGGTTATCAGGGAGGCTGAGGAGCTGGACTCCAAGTTGGACCCCGTGCTGAAGAAGCTGACAGAGCTACGCACCCCTGGCAGCGAGCTTGCCGAGGCGGCTGAGGTCGCCAAGGCCTATAGCTGGCTTGATTTCGACCTCTCGCAGCTACGCGACTTGAAGCACTTGCGTGTCCGCCTGCTGAGAGTCCCACATAGACACGTGGAGCGCTTTGTGAAACTTGCCGAGGAGGAGCCCATATACGTCATCGTCGCCGAGGATTATGAGCCGCTCAACGCGCTAGTCATAGCGATATACCCCGAGGAATACGAGGTGGTCATCAACCATCTTGCCGGTGAGACCGACGCGTCAGAAGTAGTGCTCCCATCCAACATACCACAGAACCTAGCCAAGGCAGCCGAACACTTCGCCAAGCTCGAGGAGGAGCTAGTCGAGGAGATAAAGCGCAACGTGCCCAAACTAAAGGAGCTACTAGCCAAGCTGCTTACGGTGCGCGAGGCACTCAGAGTCCTCCTGGGGAGCCTCGAGACCAGACTATTCACCGTGCTAAGCGGCTACGTGCCACACAACGAGGTTAAGAAGTTCGCAAACATGGTTGTAGAGGCTACCGGCAACACAGCCATAGTGACTGCCAGCGGCTATGTGAGGATGGAAGAGGAGGTAGAGACGCCAGCAATCGTCAAAGTACCAAAGCCGCTAAAGCCATTCGAGATGCTAATGTCGAGCTACGGCTTCCCAAGGCCCCGCGCCGTCTCCCCACTAATACTAATGGCTATAACCTTCCCGTTGATCTTCGGCATGGCATTCCCAGATCTAGGCCACGGTCTAGTGCTATTCCTGCTAGGCCTCTATATGAGGAAGAGGGGCGAGTTCCTCGGCTTCGCCAGAGGCGAGGGTGTACGCCAGCTAGGCACCCTCCTGCTATACCTAGGCTTCACCGCCATGGTCTTCGGCTTCCTCGCAGCAGAGTTCTTCGGCCCACTAACATCAGAGTGGCTCATACACCTATGGTGCAGCATGGGCTACGACAAGCCGCCCTACGCGACACCACTGTACGCCGCCCACGTGCTTCACTCCTTCGAGGAGCTAAGCAAAGAGATGGGGCCAATACAGGCGCTCAACGCCATCTGCCCAGCGCTCGCACAGAAAGTCCTCGAGGAGCTAGGCCCCAACCCAGCCCCCGAGCAGGTCAAGCACTTCGTAGAGGCGTATGTGGGCGCCAATATAATGACAACAGCTGTCTACTTCTCCATGTACGTGTCGCTACTACTGGGTACACTGCTGCTAACACTCACGAGCATATTCGGCCTCTACACCTACATCGTCATGGGCGAGAAGGCCGAGGCCGTAGTCTCAGGTCTGTCGAAGACGCTGATATTCGGCGGCGTCTTCATAGCGTTCCTATCCAGCCTAGCGTTCCTACCAAGAGACGCTATACGCCTAAGCGGCTACCTGCTAGCACTGACAGCAGGCCTAACGGAGGTAGGAGGTAGGAACGTAGCAGAGTCTCTCAGCGAGCTTGTTAGGATGCACGGCGGCGATCCGGGCATCTACCTAGGCCTAATCCAGCCGCTAATGGCACTGATGATATACTCTGGTCTAGCCATAGCCTTCATCGGCAAGATAGTGGAGACCGTGCACCATGGTGGCGGTATCGGCGCAGCGCTCGGCAATGCCGCACTAGAGCTCTTCGACCTACTACTGATAGCCATGGGCAACACGCTAAGCTTCCTGCGAATCTTCGCACTAGCCCTAGCACACAGCTCGCTAATGTACGGATTCTATGCTATCTCGCTGCTCGCTGGCCCAGCGCTACCAATAATCTACGTGCTAGCCAACCTGCTAGTCATCGGCATGGAGGCTATAGTGGCGTTTGCGCACACGCTGAGGCTCCACTACTACGAGATGTTCAGCAAGTTCTTCTTCGCCACCGGGAAGCCATTCCAGCCTGTGCGCGCCTACGCCAGGATAGGCTGAGGTTTTCTCACAGCCACCTTGTTTTTCCCTCCCCACGCTCCCGCTTGGCTTCCGGGTTCTCGTCTTGAGAGGAACCCTCACAGAGCTCATACTATCCAAGCATGTAAAGGAGGGGCGCGTCGAACCAGGGGAAGTGATAACGGCACGAGTCGACCGTGTGATATTCCACGACCTGACAGGCTACCACGTTATCGAGGTTATGGAGAAGGCTGGGAAGACCGAACCCTGGGACCCGTCAAAGATTGTAGTCGCGTTTGACCATCTTGTGCCAGCACCCACTGTCAGGGCAGCCGAGGTTCAAAAGAAGACGCGAGAGTGGGCACTAAAACACGGCGTGATATTCCGTGACGTTGGACACGGCATTCTACACCAGGTTGTGGTCGACGAGGGTCTAGTAGAGCCAGGCCAGGTTGTCATAGGCGCCGACAGCCACACCAATACTGCTGGTGCTGTTGGGGCATTCGCCACTGGAATGGGTGCCAGTGACGTCGCGTATGCAGCGCTCTTTGGCGAGGTCTGGATGCGTGTACCGGAACCTATCCGTGTAGAGCTGAAGGGTAGCCTCAAACCCCCGGTTACCACCAAGGACCTCGTCCTCAAGATGCTTGGCGACCATGGCGCGGGCTTCGCTAACTACAAGGCTCTGGAGTTTGTAGGTGAAGCTGTAAAGACACTTAGCATAGAGGATCGCATGACCGTCGCCAATATGACTACAGAGATGGGCGCTAAGGTTGGCCTATTCCCTAGCGACGAGGTGACCATAGACTACTATCAGAGTCTCGGGAAGAGCGTCAAGAGGCTAGAACCCGCCCCAAACGCGGAATACACGGATACCCTCGAGTACGACCTCTCTAGCCTAGAGCCCATGGTCGCTGTACCTCCTCGCGTTGACAACGTAAAACCTGTAACAGAGGTCGAAGGCGTAGAAGTAGACCAGGTGTTCATCGGAAGCTGCACCAATGGCCGTCTCTCTGACCTCGAAGCCGCAGCGAGGATACTGAAGGGTAGGAAGGTACACCCAAGAGTAAGATGCATAGTAATAGCAGCGTCGCGGAAGATTTACGAAGAGGCGCTGAAGCGCGGCATAGTCGAGGTGTTAACCGAGGCGGGCTGCCTAGTCACCTGGGGTACCTGCGGCCCCTGCATCGGCGGCCACTATGGTGTACTAGGGCCAGACGAGGTAGGCGTGTTCACCAGCAATAGGAACTTCAGAGGGCGTACCGGCCACCCAACCGCTAAGACCTACCTCGCCTCGCCTTACGTCGCAGCAGCCTCAGCCATTGAGGGGAAGATTGCCGACCCACGCCGCTACCTCTAACACGGGTGTTACCAGCCCCAAGGGTACCCTACCTCTACCTCCGAGATTTTCTACACGCGGCGCGGGTGGGAACGCTTGGTACGCGCACTCTTCATAGACATGCTAGAGGGCAGAGTTGGCGCCGAAGTATATGACCCGTACCGTAGGAAGCTCGGCATCCTTGTCAGCTTCGACAGCGAGGTTGACGGTAGAGTCACAAAGGTGTCGGTGCTCCTCTACGGCTCCGGCGAGATTCGAGACTATGCACCAGACGCTATTGAGATTGAGGGTGACCGTATCATAGTGAAGCCTGCTTGGAAGACATTTGCGGAGAAGACAAGGGAGAGCTACAAGAGAGCAGTCAGGAGGATGAAGCACCTAGAGGAGATGTACCACAAGAAGGAGATCCCAGCACAAGTGTACCGCGAGTTTGCAAAGAGACTGGAGAAGGAGATCAGAAAGCTACGCGACCAGCTGACAAAGGTTCGTGAAATGATACAGAAGAGGAAGAGAGAGCTGGAGATCGAGCGCGACATGGTGATACGCTCTAAGACGGCCCTCCGCCTATCCTTCCTTAGCGGCGAAATACGCCCAGACGCGTACAGAACAGCCTTTGAGAAACTCAAGGACATTGAGGAGAGTATCGAACTCGAATGGAAGGACCTAGAGGAGACGTTAAAGAAGCTCGACGAGTTCGAAGAGGTCAAGATCAGCAACGAACAGAAGAAAATAGAGGAAGAGACTGCAGTCGCGCCCTCAGCGGCTCAGCCGATACCAGTGAAGATCATAGAGTGAAGCCCTAACCCAGCGTTTCCAGCAGCTTTTTAATGTACCTCTCGAGGTTTGTTATAGTGTCTCTCGTTATTCTTGACTCTTGTAGCTCTAGCGACGCTTCCAGAGACTTCTCCCATGCAGGCTTGAGGTGCGGATATAGCCCGTTGAGTCTCTCAACAGCCTCATCTAGTAGCATAGCTGTCCATCCACCTCCTTGAGCCTCGCGGATAAGGTCTTCAAGTCCATGCTTCTTAACTAGCATCTTGACAAGCTCCTCGAGAGCACGTAGATAATCCACGGTCTTCTCTGGTAGGCTCTCTACGCGCAAACCTAGCTCAAAGTACTTCCTTGCTATCTCGTAATGCTCTTTGGGAGAGTATCCGTGCTCAACCTCAGCTACAAGCCACTCAACACCAGCGTCTCGCAGTATCTTCGAGAACAGAGCAGATACACTCTCTATATCGACTAACTCGTCTGGGTCACTGGCCTCCCTTACATACACAAGCCTTGCTTCCCCACTACTCGTGTCTATACCCGCACCGCCGACAACCTTACCTTTAACACTATCAATAACCTCGTCATAGTCAGGTATTGTATTCTCGTTGCCAAGTATGAAGCTGTAAACCGCCTTTACACGGCCTTTACCAACCTCCACGTCGATACTGTCAAGCCACGGGTCTAGACTCAACAAACGCACAACAACACCCTCAAAGTTATCCAACCATGACATGTTACTAACGACGAGAAGACCCTCACCCTTCAACCCTTTGATGACAGGCTTTAGAAACTCGTACAGACTTGAGCCTGCCGAGATTAATGTCGTTAGTGCTGCCCGCCATGCATTCCTATCACACCCATAGTAGCGGACAATCTCTTCAACCTCGCTCAGCGTAGTAGCGAGGCTATCCGCGAGCGCGCCTACGAGATCCGAGGCCGACAGGCAGTACCTGCTTGCAGCCTCGGAGAGGCGAGAAGCAACCCACCTTCGAACGAGACCGGATACTACACAGAGGTCTAGTTTCAACCTGTTACCCCGAGCTTAAGGTGTTACCCTGTCACCCGCTTTTGCTCTCACCGGCGTTCGCGGCAGCCTGCTGACCACCACTCTGCGATTGCGAAACCGCCCTACGCCTCCTACCGGGACGGTATGCTGCAGCGGCTCCTAGGTATGCCGCGAATAACTGATAGAGGCTACTTACAGTTTCCTCCATGCTCGCGAGCTTCTCGCCAATACTACCGATGCTCCCCCTTACGTCATTGAGGGCTATCTCCATTTCTTGCACGACTAGCGCCGCGATGGTCTTCGGGTCGACGGCTGGCAGCTCTTTAGTCGTGTTTCTTGACGATAGCTTTGCCGCGAGTATACCGCCTATGGCTCCGCCGACTGCGCCACCCACGAGAGCAGCCGCAAGTATAGTGACTGGGTCCGTCAATACCCCACCCTCACTTTCCTGAGAGTCCGATAACATTTCCCTACATAGACTAGGTAAAAAACCTCTGGAAGGCTACGTCCGCACATGGGCTGTGAGGAGCCTTGTAAGGAGCCGAGGGTTCTGCCGATGGGCTGAACCAGGCTGCCGAGCCCTACTAGAGACTCTCCGCAACCTTGCGAGCCTCCTTGATCTTCGGTATCTGTTGCGGATCCGCGCCCTCTATCCTCGCAAGGTGTATGCTAGCCAACCCGACGAACAGCGTGCTCCACGCCAACGCTTGTAGTACACCTGCCTGCTCGATACTCACCCTCACCGTGCCAACCACGCTAGACAGCTTGGATACCAGGTGGTCGTAGAGCTTCCTAGCCGTGTACCCCTTCCAGTCGAGCGCCAGCACCCTAGCACCCTCAATAGTGCCGAGCACATCGACGCTCTCTATGAAGTTGTGTAGCGCTTCGGGTGTATAGACGGGTATACCTACCTTCTTCGAGTTCTCCGCCAGTTCCTGAACCGCCCGTGTGGCCACAGGGGCTAGCTCCCAGCCAGCAGTTACAACCACTAGCTTAGAGCCGCGTAACACCTCAGCTGTTTTGACGGCCTCATCTTCTATCTTGGCGTCGGCCAGCGCCGTTATGGAGGCTTCCACTTCGCCGCGTGGCACGGATACTAGGCCCAGGCCGCGTAGGAAGCCAAGCGCGGTGTAGAAGAGAGCTGCAAACATGGAGCGTGCTGCTGGGCCCTGGGGCACCCTCATGTAGACCCATCCGCGCGCCTCGGCACGTGACGCTAGAGGCCCCTTGCCCGACACTACCGCGACAAGCGCGCCAGCGTCAGCAGCAGCCTCAACGCACTTTATCGTCTCGACCGTGGTGCCGGAGAAGCTTACACCTAGGGCCAGCGTTCTTCTTCCCGCTCTTCTCGGCGCCAGTGTAGACTTCGCAACGCTGATGGGCACACCGCCATAGATGTCGCTCACCTTCTGTAGGTACTCGCCTACAACGCCAGAGCCTCCAACACCACACACAACGACCTCGTCTACGCAGGCGTAGGCTCCCGGCGCCTTGGAGGCCGCGTTAGCCCCCTCTTCGAGCGATTCACGAGCAAGCGAGGGCCACGACAAGTACGCGTCTCGCAGCTGCTCGAAACCGTTCAAAAACCACACCCGAGGCTTACTCTATCAATCCAACCTTCTTCAACCGTTTCTCCATCAGCTTCTGGTCCTCCTCCGGGAAGTACTGGATGCTCTCCCTCACGAGCCTGCGGTCGAAGCTCACTTCACCACTCTTGACGAGGGTCGCCAGCTCCTCAAGGTCGGACATATCCTCGTCGCGCCCAGCCTTCGCCTTAAGCAGCGCGTAATCCTCTACCCTCAAGACCTTTACTTCAACACCACGTATGTTCTTGCGTGGCGCGCGCTGCAACACCTCCGGCGGCACATAGAAGTCGTAGATGTTCTCATAGAGCTCCACGATAATCTCCTTGTCACCCGTCCTAACTATGAGGGCCGGAGTCCCTAGCCATGTCTGACCGAAGCCCCATCCATTCTTACGCGCCAGCTCTCTGTAGAAATCCTCCTCAATGAACGGGCTAGGCTCCTCGACAAACAAGTCTACATCCTCTTCAAGCTCCTTACTACGCATCTCGAGCTGCACTACAGTGCTACCAATTATCGTCGCTTTTACCCCCGCGTCGCTCAACACACGCATTATTCGCGCCAGGTCTTCAAGCGTATAGGGCATAGCGTCTCTCCATTGCCGCCACGCCAGCTGGTAGTAGATAGGGGGAGCGGTTGCCTGGGAGACTCTAGGGCGGCTGTGACGAGTGTGGCGGGCGCGACCCTTACGGGGGTGAAGAATTAGGAGCCCCCCGAGCCGCCCCGTTTGGGGCGAGTAGGCGGTGACGGACTGCATCTTCTGCCGCATTGTACGCGGCGATATACCTGCCCACAAGATATACGAGGACGAGAAGGTTGTTGCATTCCTCGACATATATCCGATAAACCCTGGCCACACTCTCATAGTGCCGAAGGAGCACTACGAGAGACTGGATCAGGTGCCGCCCGAGACTCTCGACGCAATGATAAGAGCCGCTGCACGTATAGCACCGGCTATCCTGCGCGCCACTGGGGCCACCGGTTACAACGTGGTCGTGAACGTGGGTAAGAGTGCTGGACAGGAGATTATGCACGTTCACCTGCATGTTATCCCCCGTCGTGAGGGCGACGGTTGCCACATCATGCATTGCGCAAGGAGCAAACCCAGCAACGAAGAGCTTGCCAAAACCGCTGAAGCCATTCGCCGAGAGCTTGGAGGCTGAACCGGCGTGCACCTAGGGCTTAAGGGCAAGAGGGTTCTGGTAACAGCATCTACACGAGGAATCGGCTTTGCAATTGCAAAGCTCTTCGGGCTTGAGGGTGCACACGTCTGCATATCCTCTAGGAGCGAGGAGAACGTCCGAAACGCTCTCCTAAAGCTTCGCCAGCTTGGAGTAGATGCTTGCGGCATTCCAGCTGATTTAACACGCCGGGTTGACGTGGAGAGGCTCGTAGAGCAGGCTGTGGAAGTGCTGGGAGGTCTCGACATACTGGTGTATAACACTGGCGGCCCTAAACCAGGCAAGTTCATGGATGTGGAACTGGACGATTGGGAGTATGCTGTAAGACTTCTGCTCCTTAGCGCAGTGTGGGTGACAAGATTCTCTCTTAGCCACCTGCTGCGGGGACGTGACCCTGCCATTGTGTATGTCGCATCGGTTGCTATACGCGAGCCTATACCCGACCTCGTGCTGTCCAACACGGTGAGGATCTCGCTGGCTGGGCTCGTACGTAGTTTGGCGAGAGAGCTTGGTCCCAAGGGCGTGCGTGTAAACGCCGTCCTGCCAGGCTTAACGAGGACGGAGAGAGTGCTAGAGATCGCTAGGAGGAGGGCCGAGGCTAGCGGCAAGAGCCTTGAAGAGGTGCTGGCGGAGATGGCCAAGGATATACCCTTGGGCCGCATGGCCGAGCCCGAGGAGGTTGCCAGAGTAGTCGTGTTCCTCGCATCACCGGCGGCGAGCTTTGTAAACGGTGCCGTTGTGCCCGTCGATGGGGGCCTCTTACGGAGCGTGTTCTAAATGGGGCGGCAATGCACGTGTCGGTGCTGTACACCACTTACACGCTTGTACATGATACTCGGAGAGTCTCGCGGGTATCTAGAGTCTCTACTCCAAAACTTGCTTTGCAGCGTGTTTGACGGAGCCGGGGTTGATGCAATAGCACTAGTGAAGACTTGCGTGTTTGACAGGGCAGCGGAGGATCTCAACGCGTTAAGACGTGTTGCACATGGAGGTCTCGTGACTAGCTACACGCTAGGCGCGATAATGATAACCTCTTGCGACGACGTGGATGAGGATGCCGCCAAGCTGGGCTCGATAGACACCTTTACGGTATCCGAGGAGGGGCTCAGATGCAACTTGATCATGCCTCATGCCCTAGCCAGGTGCATACCCCGTGGCTACACGGCACTCATAGCACCACGTTACAGGTGGGAAGCTAAGCTACTCATAGCCGCGTTGGCACACGCAGGCTACCATAGGATACACGTTGTCGGTGAGCAGGTCGACGCGAATCTCGTGGGTCTAACCAGCCTCTATAATATTGATGTTAACGTGCAAACCATCGATGTCGCACACCACTATTATGATATAGTGGATGTCGTCATCGACACAAATGTCCTCCGGAGACACTCTCCACCGCCAAGGGAGAAGCTCATAGAGTTTAGGCTTGATGAGCCTAACAAGACGCTACCCTGTATCCTAGCCCACTGGGTGTCAAGAGCGCT
The Pyrolobus fumarii 1A DNA segment above includes these coding regions:
- a CDS encoding SDR family oxidoreductase; the encoded protein is MHLGLKGKRVLVTASTRGIGFAIAKLFGLEGAHVCISSRSEENVRNALLKLRQLGVDACGIPADLTRRVDVERLVEQAVEVLGGLDILVYNTGGPKPGKFMDVELDDWEYAVRLLLLSAVWVTRFSLSHLLRGRDPAIVYVASVAIREPIPDLVLSNTVRISLAGLVRSLARELGPKGVRVNAVLPGLTRTERVLEIARRRAEASGKSLEEVLAEMAKDIPLGRMAEPEEVARVVVFLASPAASFVNGAVVPVDGGLLRSVF
- a CDS encoding 3-isopropylmalate dehydratase large subunit; this translates as MRGTLTELILSKHVKEGRVEPGEVITARVDRVIFHDLTGYHVIEVMEKAGKTEPWDPSKIVVAFDHLVPAPTVRAAEVQKKTREWALKHGVIFRDVGHGILHQVVVDEGLVEPGQVVIGADSHTNTAGAVGAFATGMGASDVAYAALFGEVWMRVPEPIRVELKGSLKPPVTTKDLVLKMLGDHGAGFANYKALEFVGEAVKTLSIEDRMTVANMTTEMGAKVGLFPSDEVTIDYYQSLGKSVKRLEPAPNAEYTDTLEYDLSSLEPMVAVPPRVDNVKPVTEVEGVEVDQVFIGSCTNGRLSDLEAAARILKGRKVHPRVRCIVIAASRKIYEEALKRGIVEVLTEAGCLVTWGTCGPCIGGHYGVLGPDEVGVFTSNRNFRGRTGHPTAKTYLASPYVAAASAIEGKIADPRRYL
- a CDS encoding SIS domain-containing protein is translated as MNGFEQLRDAYLSWPSLARESLEEGANAASKAPGAYACVDEVVVCGVGGSGVVGEYLQKVSDIYGGVPISVAKSTLAPRRAGRRTLALGVSFSGTTVETIKCVEAAADAGALVAVVSGKGPLASRAEARGWVYMRVPQGPAARSMFAALFYTALGFLRGLGLVSVPRGEVEASITALADAKIEDEAVKTAEVLRGSKLVVVTAGWELAPVATRAVQELAENSKKVGIPVYTPEALHNFIESVDVLGTIEGARVLALDWKGYTARKLYDHLVSKLSSVVGTVRVSIEQAGVLQALAWSTLFVGLASIHLARIEGADPQQIPKIKEARKVAESL
- a CDS encoding V-type ATP synthase subunit F, which gives rise to MPEKRIAVIADEYTATAFRLIGVEAYVAKDSGEARKILQKLLESTEVGVILVSNEYADAVKDIVEKIGDERSDVVVAMLPTLKSPGKPVDMRRLLLQALGFGG
- a CDS encoding CdvA-like protein; its protein translation is MVRALFIDMLEGRVGAEVYDPYRRKLGILVSFDSEVDGRVTKVSVLLYGSGEIRDYAPDAIEIEGDRIIVKPAWKTFAEKTRESYKRAVRRMKHLEEMYHKKEIPAQVYREFAKRLEKEIRKLRDQLTKVREMIQKRKRELEIERDMVIRSKTALRLSFLSGEIRPDAYRTAFEKLKDIEESIELEWKDLEETLKKLDEFEEVKISNEQKKIEEETAVAPSAAQPIPVKIIE
- a CDS encoding V-type ATPase 116kDa subunit family protein, with amino-acid sequence MLIARGAAEVTILVPRDKLTSAVKAILESGAFHPKPIEAGEEAATEKGQVQRLLSEAENLAQRIRAYLTSVGELPEPGEAHLGEVRDWVSKAEEVIREAEELDSKLDPVLKKLTELRTPGSELAEAAEVAKAYSWLDFDLSQLRDLKHLRVRLLRVPHRHVERFVKLAEEEPIYVIVAEDYEPLNALVIAIYPEEYEVVINHLAGETDASEVVLPSNIPQNLAKAAEHFAKLEEELVEEIKRNVPKLKELLAKLLTVREALRVLLGSLETRLFTVLSGYVPHNEVKKFANMVVEATGNTAIVTASGYVRMEEEVETPAIVKVPKPLKPFEMLMSSYGFPRPRAVSPLILMAITFPLIFGMAFPDLGHGLVLFLLGLYMRKRGEFLGFARGEGVRQLGTLLLYLGFTAMVFGFLAAEFFGPLTSEWLIHLWCSMGYDKPPYATPLYAAHVLHSFEELSKEMGPIQALNAICPALAQKVLEELGPNPAPEQVKHFVEAYVGANIMTTAVYFSMYVSLLLGTLLLTLTSIFGLYTYIVMGEKAEAVVSGLSKTLIFGGVFIAFLSSLAFLPRDAIRLSGYLLALTAGLTEVGGRNVAESLSELVRMHGGDPGIYLGLIQPLMALMIYSGLAIAFIGKIVETVHHGGGIGAALGNAALELFDLLLIAMGNTLSFLRIFALALAHSSLMYGFYAISLLAGPALPIIYVLANLLVIGMEAIVAFAHTLRLHYYEMFSKFFFATGKPFQPVRAYARIG
- a CDS encoding HIT family protein, which translates into the protein MTDCIFCRIVRGDIPAHKIYEDEKVVAFLDIYPINPGHTLIVPKEHYERLDQVPPETLDAMIRAAARIAPAILRATGATGYNVVVNVGKSAGQEIMHVHLHVIPRREGDGCHIMHCARSKPSNEELAKTAEAIRRELGG
- a CDS encoding nucleotidyltransferase, whose product is MPYTLEDLARIMRVLSDAGVKATIIGSTVVQLEMRSKELEEDVDLFVEEPSPFIEEDFYRELARKNGWGFGQTWLGTPALIVRTGDKEIIVELYENIYDFYVPPEVLQRAPRKNIRGVEVKVLRVEDYALLKAKAGRDEDMSDLEELATLVKSGEVSFDRRLVRESIQYFPEEDQKLMEKRLKKVGLIE